The Nitrospira sp. genome contains a region encoding:
- a CDS encoding outer membrane protein transport protein, whose amino-acid sequence MPANFSRPWIVGSNVCDPQTTRALGHRTRPGGRRSRFTLSDVRILSRWALALLTYAIIVCGVSPVSAQVPRVYGQGAAASGMGNAFAAQADNASAIHYNPAGMTQLRGVEMMAGGILVGGTTDFRSPGGVTTVGDHDGAFAWPGPGHGYITANLQDLGVSLFGKLAVGIGITTPFGSVMRWPDDSPFRAISTFSALPLFDIKPTLAYQPHPDFSIGAGADIYTFASFFGEGHAELQSVSPGGLAPAGSKLEFHGKDTAPGFNVGALYTALRNENGQPVANLAVVYRSQATLHLDGALMANGIKVQDATTTLVLPQVITGGIALWPIRNAEREWKLELNVDYVGWKSVRNLDLRRPDGTAILEQPQNWKSTYAILAGTEYRWLKVDRLPGWEIAVRGGYTNQQAQVPDLNFNPGVPSADLHVISTGIGLQCKGNGSFLGLFSCGGLGIGSVKAKFIGVDLSYQAFLYEPRTISGNTGLRAAVNGLYNTTLHAGGFSVRVGF is encoded by the coding sequence ATGCCGGCGAACTTCAGCAGGCCATGGATCGTTGGTTCCAACGTGTGTGACCCGCAGACGACACGCGCTCTCGGTCATCGGACACGACCTGGAGGGCGTCGAAGCCGCTTCACCCTCAGCGATGTCAGGATTCTCTCGAGGTGGGCGCTCGCCCTTCTCACCTATGCCATCATCGTCTGCGGCGTTTCCCCTGTATCGGCCCAGGTCCCTCGTGTCTATGGACAAGGGGCGGCTGCGTCGGGCATGGGCAATGCCTTCGCGGCCCAGGCCGACAATGCGTCCGCCATTCATTACAACCCAGCCGGTATGACGCAGCTTCGCGGCGTGGAAATGATGGCGGGGGGAATACTTGTCGGAGGGACCACCGATTTCAGAAGTCCGGGTGGAGTCACGACAGTTGGAGATCATGATGGCGCGTTCGCATGGCCCGGTCCGGGTCATGGGTATATCACGGCGAATCTCCAGGACCTTGGTGTCTCCCTGTTTGGCAAACTGGCGGTAGGGATAGGAATCACGACACCATTCGGGTCGGTCATGCGGTGGCCTGACGACAGCCCATTTCGGGCCATCTCCACATTCAGCGCACTGCCGTTGTTCGACATCAAGCCGACGCTTGCCTATCAGCCCCACCCGGATTTTTCCATTGGAGCGGGGGCGGACATCTACACCTTTGCGAGTTTCTTTGGCGAGGGGCATGCCGAATTGCAGTCCGTCTCACCCGGTGGATTGGCACCCGCCGGAAGCAAGCTGGAATTTCACGGCAAAGACACGGCTCCCGGGTTCAACGTCGGCGCCTTGTATACGGCATTGCGAAATGAAAATGGACAGCCGGTTGCGAATCTGGCCGTGGTGTACAGAAGCCAGGCGACCCTTCATTTGGATGGAGCGTTGATGGCTAATGGCATCAAGGTTCAAGATGCCACCACGACGCTGGTGTTGCCCCAGGTGATCACCGGCGGAATCGCCTTGTGGCCGATTCGGAATGCCGAACGCGAATGGAAGCTCGAGTTGAATGTGGATTACGTCGGTTGGAAATCGGTCAGAAACTTAGATCTTCGGCGACCAGATGGAACGGCCATTCTTGAACAACCGCAAAACTGGAAGAGCACCTATGCCATTTTGGCCGGGACCGAGTATCGATGGCTCAAAGTCGATCGGTTGCCCGGCTGGGAGATAGCCGTGCGGGGCGGCTATACGAATCAGCAAGCGCAGGTGCCGGATCTCAATTTCAATCCGGGAGTACCATCGGCCGATCTCCATGTTATTTCAACAGGTATCGGGCTGCAGTGCAAAGGCAATGGGTCGTTCTTGGGATTGTTCTCCTGTGGTGGTTTGGGAATAGGATCCGTCAAAGCAAAATTTATCGGTGTGGATCTGTCGTACCAGGCGTTCCTCTATGAGCCGCGGACAATTTCAGGGAATACGGGGCTTCGCGCTGCCGTGAACGGACTGTACAATACGACGCTGCACGCCGGCGGGTTTTCCGTCCGCGTCGGTTTCTAG
- the alr gene encoding alanine racemase, whose protein sequence is MPIPSTFQPTVATIDLTALAHNLSQFRRILSPGCNVLAVVKANAYGHGAIEAAHTLIRHGVTRLAVFSTDEGIELRQAGINVSIVVLGPVFKEQFGDLFAHQLTPVVSDLSMLMAFGHAAAARAVPYPIHLKIETGMGRLGLTQDELDTLISARQVPASLQLEGLMSHLADSDGLVPDATEEQISRFSRALKVVVGAGFRVPLIHVSNSCGAVRFPSAHFTLVRPGIMLYGYHTLPRSVQAPDLKPVLSLRTCIAQIRTIPPGGTVSYNRTFTAKKVTRVAVLPIGYADGISRHLSNRGHVLIRGQRASIVGLVCMDMVMVDVTTILSAAVGDEVVLIGRQENERITAGDIAEWTGTIPYEVLCAMSPKIPRIYLSS, encoded by the coding sequence GTGCCGATTCCATCGACTTTCCAACCGACCGTTGCCACCATTGATCTGACGGCACTGGCCCATAACCTTTCTCAATTTCGACGGATTCTTTCTCCCGGATGCAATGTCCTGGCGGTCGTCAAGGCGAATGCCTATGGCCATGGGGCGATTGAAGCGGCACACACGTTGATCCGGCATGGCGTCACTCGCCTTGCGGTCTTCTCAACCGACGAGGGAATCGAGCTTCGGCAGGCCGGCATCAATGTGTCGATCGTCGTTCTAGGCCCGGTTTTTAAAGAGCAATTTGGGGACCTCTTTGCCCATCAACTCACTCCGGTGGTGAGCGATCTTTCCATGCTCATGGCATTCGGCCACGCTGCGGCTGCCCGTGCCGTCCCCTACCCGATCCATCTCAAGATCGAGACCGGCATGGGTCGGTTGGGGCTGACGCAGGACGAACTGGACACCCTGATCAGCGCCCGTCAGGTCCCCGCTTCTCTACAACTGGAAGGATTGATGTCTCATCTGGCCGATAGCGACGGTCTCGTTCCGGATGCGACCGAGGAACAGATCAGCCGCTTTAGCCGAGCTCTGAAGGTCGTGGTCGGGGCAGGGTTCCGCGTTCCCCTCATCCATGTATCCAATAGCTGTGGAGCCGTCCGTTTTCCATCAGCCCACTTTACCCTCGTTCGTCCCGGTATCATGCTCTATGGATATCATACTCTTCCCCGTTCCGTTCAGGCTCCCGACCTCAAACCCGTTCTCTCACTCAGAACCTGTATCGCACAGATCCGAACCATCCCGCCGGGAGGAACGGTCAGTTACAATCGGACCTTCACTGCAAAGAAAGTCACCCGAGTGGCCGTCCTTCCCATTGGCTACGCCGACGGGATCAGCCGCCATCTCTCGAATCGAGGCCATGTGCTTATCCGAGGACAGCGGGCTTCCATCGTGGGATTGGTCTGCATGGATATGGTGATGGTGGATGTCACGACCATCCTGAGCGCCGCCGTCGGGGATGAAGTAGTACTGATTGGGCGACAGGAGAACGAGCGGATCACAGCCGGTGATATTGCGGAATGGACCGGAACGATCCCCTACGAAGTGCTGTGTGCGATGAGTCCGAAGATTCCACGAATCTACCTCTCCTCTTAG
- the argJ gene encoding bifunctional glutamate N-acetyltransferase/amino-acid acetyltransferase ArgJ translates to MMRQKRVGVTAPLGFRATGMHCGIKKPELLDLALCVSDVSGPIAGVFTKNRVAAAPVLVDRRHLRSHHGRAIIVNSGNANACTGEQGLVAAQAMAAAVAQQLRTPIQQVFVGSTGVIGRALPIDRITAAIPTLISRLSVQGGGQAAQAILTTDLRPKTVALQSKIGGRVITIGGMAKGSGMIHPNMATMLAYLTTDAAIAPLALQRVLKSAVDQSFNCITVDGDTSTNDTVLCLANGLAGNRALQPGTRPYRDFERLLTEAAQTLALMICRDGEGGTKVVKILVEGASTAASAKRVAETIATSNLVKTAMFGEDANWGRVMAALGRSGIAIDPGKVTVRFDDVVMVKRGVGLGLEAESKIAQVFKRKEFTVAVHLGQGPACAHMWTTDLSYDYVRINASYRS, encoded by the coding sequence ATGATGAGACAAAAGCGCGTGGGTGTTACAGCACCGCTGGGATTCCGAGCAACCGGTATGCATTGCGGGATCAAAAAGCCGGAGCTGCTCGATCTAGCCCTGTGCGTGTCCGATGTCAGCGGACCGATCGCCGGAGTCTTTACGAAGAATCGAGTCGCTGCCGCCCCGGTTCTCGTGGACCGACGCCATCTTCGGTCTCATCATGGACGGGCTATCATCGTCAACAGCGGCAATGCCAATGCGTGCACAGGAGAACAAGGATTGGTCGCGGCACAAGCCATGGCCGCAGCGGTGGCGCAGCAGCTTCGCACTCCGATTCAGCAGGTGTTTGTGGGGTCAACCGGCGTCATCGGTCGAGCGCTGCCGATCGATCGCATCACGGCGGCCATTCCGACCCTGATTTCACGCCTCAGTGTCCAGGGAGGCGGCCAAGCCGCTCAAGCGATTCTGACCACGGACTTGCGACCGAAAACGGTCGCTCTCCAATCCAAAATAGGCGGTCGCGTAATCACCATCGGGGGCATGGCCAAAGGTTCGGGAATGATCCATCCGAATATGGCGACCATGCTCGCCTATTTGACGACCGATGCGGCCATTGCTCCGCTCGCACTCCAGCGGGTGCTGAAATCCGCCGTCGATCAATCGTTCAACTGCATTACCGTGGACGGTGATACCAGCACGAACGACACCGTCCTCTGTCTAGCGAACGGTCTCGCCGGAAATCGGGCTCTCCAACCAGGTACCCGACCCTATCGCGACTTCGAACGCCTCTTAACCGAAGCCGCACAGACGTTGGCTCTCATGATTTGCCGTGATGGAGAAGGGGGCACCAAAGTCGTGAAGATTCTGGTTGAAGGAGCCTCAACGGCGGCGTCGGCGAAACGGGTGGCCGAAACCATTGCGACATCCAATCTGGTCAAAACGGCCATGTTCGGCGAGGACGCGAATTGGGGAAGAGTCATGGCGGCCCTCGGCCGATCCGGTATTGCAATCGACCCGGGCAAAGTCACGGTACGCTTTGACGATGTCGTGATGGTGAAACGAGGGGTCGGACTGGGGCTTGAAGCCGAGAGCAAGATCGCTCAAGTCTTCAAGCGGAAAGAGTTTACCGTCGCCGTCCATCTCGGGCAGGGCCCAGCCTGCGCGCACATGTGGACCACGGATCTTTCGTATGATTATGTCCGCATTAATGCAAGTTATCGATCGTAG
- a CDS encoding bifunctional precorrin-2 dehydrogenase/sirohydrochlorin ferrochelatase, with the protein MAANPGFPLVLDVKGWLVLVIGGDEEAAEKSQRLLDSGARVTVISPTLNEPLRQLAASGKIIHRGRHFRDADLEHAILILNTLRGERDFAQMLSAKAREKRVLLWSVDYPEASSVTMPAVVAAGHVRVAISTSGVAPALSGFIKEDLEHVLDTQFIEFVEWVRQLREQAKANEPDAEKRRALLHDALDGFRLLGRVQYPKVWLERRSQTVTSAQPELEKQ; encoded by the coding sequence ATGGCTGCGAATCCTGGCTTTCCTCTTGTCCTGGACGTAAAAGGCTGGCTGGTCCTGGTGATCGGCGGCGATGAGGAGGCGGCGGAAAAATCCCAACGCCTGCTCGATTCCGGCGCGCGTGTGACGGTGATCAGTCCTACGTTGAATGAACCGCTGCGGCAGTTGGCGGCTTCGGGCAAGATCATCCATCGCGGCCGCCATTTTCGAGACGCGGACCTTGAACACGCCATTCTCATTCTCAACACGCTCCGAGGTGAGCGCGATTTCGCGCAGATGCTGTCGGCCAAAGCCAGGGAGAAGCGCGTGCTGCTCTGGTCGGTCGACTATCCGGAAGCGAGCAGTGTCACGATGCCGGCGGTGGTGGCGGCGGGACACGTCCGTGTGGCGATCAGTACAAGCGGGGTGGCTCCGGCCCTCTCCGGATTCATCAAGGAAGATCTGGAACACGTCCTCGATACCCAGTTCATCGAGTTCGTCGAGTGGGTCAGGCAATTGCGGGAGCAGGCCAAAGCGAACGAGCCGGATGCCGAGAAGCGGCGCGCGCTTCTCCATGACGCGTTGGACGGTTTCCGTTTGCTTGGCCGCGTGCAGTACCCCAAAGTCTGGCTGGAACGACGATCTCAAACGGTCACGAGCGCGCAACCGGAACTGGAAAAACAATAG
- the frr gene encoding ribosome recycling factor, translating into MSNAAPVRQSFIARMDQALEHLRKDLSGLRTGRASVALFDGVRVDYYGTMTPLKQVANIATPEARLVTIQPWEPKLIKEIEKAISSSGLGVTPSNDGKLIRVPLPPLTEERRKELTKVCKKHGEETKVQIRSFRREANEELKKLQKDAKLTEDELRKAEQDTQKLIEQYGQKIDDVIKKKEQEIMEV; encoded by the coding sequence ATGTCCAATGCAGCCCCGGTTCGACAATCATTCATCGCCCGCATGGATCAAGCTCTCGAGCATCTGCGCAAAGATTTGTCCGGCCTTCGCACCGGAAGAGCTTCCGTAGCCCTCTTCGACGGAGTCCGCGTCGATTATTACGGCACCATGACCCCGCTGAAGCAGGTTGCCAACATCGCCACCCCGGAAGCACGGCTGGTCACCATTCAACCCTGGGAACCGAAGCTGATCAAGGAAATCGAGAAGGCCATATCCTCTTCCGGATTGGGTGTCACGCCGTCGAACGACGGGAAGTTGATTCGCGTCCCACTCCCACCGCTGACGGAAGAGCGCCGCAAAGAGTTGACCAAGGTGTGCAAGAAGCACGGCGAAGAAACGAAGGTACAGATCAGGAGCTTCCGGCGGGAAGCGAACGAAGAGTTGAAGAAACTCCAAAAGGATGCGAAGCTTACCGAGGACGAACTGCGCAAAGCCGAGCAGGACACTCAAAAGCTGATCGAGCAATACGGGCAAAAGATCGACGACGTGATCAAGAAAAAGGAACAGGAAATCATGGAAGTCTGA
- the rpsB gene encoding 30S ribosomal protein S2, translated as MGVVAIKELLEAGVHFGHQTNRWNPKMKKFLFGERNGIYIIDLQQTLARMEQTYAFVRDLVTAGESILFVGTKRQAAEILEEEAKRANMFFVNQRWLGGMLTNFQTIRRSIDKMKKMETTLLNPSEHGLKKKEILLMQKDIAKLQKYLSGIKNMRGLPGAVFILDTRIEKIAVQEAKRLDIPVIAILDSNCDPDDITYPIPGNDDAIRSIKLITSKIADACIEGAHVRVQREEAEFQSAPAGGEKKPGMRVESVPVS; from the coding sequence ATGGGAGTGGTGGCAATCAAAGAATTGTTGGAAGCCGGCGTTCATTTCGGGCACCAGACGAACCGCTGGAATCCCAAGATGAAAAAGTTTCTGTTCGGCGAGCGGAACGGGATCTATATCATCGATCTGCAACAAACCCTCGCACGGATGGAGCAAACCTATGCCTTCGTCCGAGATCTTGTCACAGCCGGAGAATCGATCCTGTTCGTCGGGACGAAGCGGCAGGCGGCGGAAATACTCGAAGAAGAAGCCAAGCGAGCCAATATGTTTTTCGTCAACCAGCGATGGCTGGGTGGGATGTTGACCAACTTCCAAACCATTCGACGCAGTATCGATAAGATGAAGAAGATGGAGACCACCCTCCTCAACCCCAGCGAGCACGGCCTCAAAAAGAAAGAAATCCTTCTTATGCAGAAGGATATCGCCAAGCTCCAAAAGTACTTGTCCGGGATCAAGAACATGCGCGGCCTTCCTGGCGCGGTGTTCATTCTCGATACAAGAATCGAGAAGATTGCCGTTCAGGAAGCGAAACGGCTCGATATCCCGGTCATCGCCATCTTGGACAGCAATTGCGACCCTGATGACATCACCTACCCGATTCCCGGAAATGACGACGCTATTCGCTCGATCAAGCTGATTACGTCCAAGATCGCGGATGCGTGCATTGAAGGCGCGCATGTGAGAGTCCAGCGCGAAGAAGCCGAGTTTCAATCGGCTCCCGCCGGCGGGGAAAAGAAACCAGGGATGCGCGTCGAAAGCGTTCCGGTTTCGTAA
- the tsf gene encoding translation elongation factor Ts translates to MAGSSQLVKELREKTGAGILDCQKALTENGDDVEKAVDYLRQKGLAAAAKKAGRETNQGLIHSYIHMGGKIGVLVEVNCETDFVARNEEFKAFVNDLALQIAAAKPSFVKREDVSPAVVEKEKSIYEGQAKEMGKPPAAWPKIIEGKLEKFYQENCLLEQSFIKDPAITIKDLLAQKIAKIGENMIIRRFTRYQLGEA, encoded by the coding sequence ATGGCAGGATCCAGTCAGCTCGTGAAAGAACTTCGGGAAAAGACAGGGGCAGGCATTCTGGATTGTCAGAAGGCCCTCACCGAAAACGGTGACGACGTCGAAAAGGCCGTCGACTATCTGCGGCAGAAAGGACTCGCGGCGGCGGCCAAGAAAGCCGGGCGCGAAACCAATCAAGGGCTGATTCATTCCTACATTCACATGGGTGGAAAGATCGGCGTCTTGGTCGAGGTCAATTGTGAGACCGATTTCGTCGCGCGCAACGAAGAATTCAAAGCGTTCGTCAACGATCTCGCTCTTCAGATCGCCGCCGCAAAGCCTTCATTCGTCAAGCGCGAAGATGTTTCGCCTGCGGTCGTCGAGAAGGAGAAATCGATCTACGAGGGACAGGCCAAGGAAATGGGCAAGCCTCCCGCCGCATGGCCAAAAATCATCGAAGGGAAACTCGAAAAGTTCTACCAGGAAAACTGCCTGCTGGAGCAGTCCTTCATCAAGGATCCGGCCATCACCATCAAGGATCTGCTCGCCCAAAAGATCGCCAAGATCGGCGAGAATATGATTATCCGCCGGTTCACCCGTTATCAGTTAGGCGAAGCATGA
- a CDS encoding response regulator, which translates to MTSSATESVEAKSLPTMELLPKDHTILEQGAMVFRPFGLDEQGQTIRDLSGVSIRAVTVFLEKLVASERGAPAGKEAVEELCRLLNDRIKDPVYHVTPEFLKNPWNSYSYEFASYLYEFCERISGEQRFAFKAGAEKVSPIMLALTRPFSLSQIYTMFPYFGNKFTSGSVEFRVVEVTSSTAVVAMQFTERTLRQFGLYRRRCACLVCQSAQGIMVAMADRIHGLSQAEAMETSCIGNDDEWCQWTIRWQEDKGYRKRFWRAASPLEQARPTLPSGPAPAEVASEHSTHPVTTGRVIPPTHAPRHFAWFLWGGLSGIALMAGVGIFNPAVSLGEVLLVGVCPILAVGIIVNRRLLRESERREALIQEQISFVESRHEELRAAYLEQEQMRVELRRKVAQLTALHRAGLSFNSTFERDALLHQVLEALTHELSYNSAMVSMFDPVENIVQHIRVIGAPPEVEEFAQSCRIPIKDPESPEGMVVLQGRPLLVKDIESIRHNLHPLNQRLAELSRTKALVVVPIKTKDRLWGMLTVDRSHNQSVTEDDLELMTTVASQVSIALDNASAYQQIEEWNAGLELKVRERTEALERADRLRAQFLSHVSHELRTPLTSIKGFIQNLLDGLTGPLNEKQQRYLVRMSENSDRLVRMIEDLLDRTRIETGRLEIHPANVDLEPCLADVIEQLKPLAHVKQQTLEFCCTDSDIVVWADRDRLIQTVVNLVQNAIKFTPPGGSVMVTCELTDHRRATVLVRDTGPGIPSVHLDKIFDPFFRIQEGQRTGPKGLGLGLSIVKTLVELQGGDVTARNRPTGGAELAFTIPIYTVQTPLVLESHLAGRQILVVDDDTDIQQLLHDRLRAGGYLTYSAYDGRQALDTLQTREFDGMILDIGIGQIDGLEVLRRVRMTNQELPIIIITASGSLELAVKAIGMGAQAYLLKPFDAGELQQAMDRWFQRV; encoded by the coding sequence ATGACAAGCAGCGCGACGGAGAGCGTCGAGGCCAAATCCCTACCGACGATGGAGCTTTTGCCCAAGGATCACACGATTCTTGAGCAGGGCGCGATGGTGTTTCGCCCGTTCGGTCTGGACGAACAGGGTCAGACGATCCGAGACCTCAGTGGGGTCAGCATTCGAGCGGTCACCGTCTTTCTGGAGAAGCTGGTGGCGTCCGAGCGGGGAGCGCCGGCGGGGAAAGAGGCCGTGGAGGAGTTGTGCCGTCTCTTGAATGATCGCATCAAGGACCCCGTCTACCATGTCACGCCGGAATTTTTGAAGAATCCCTGGAACAGCTACTCGTACGAATTCGCCTCCTATCTATATGAGTTCTGCGAGAGGATTTCCGGAGAGCAGCGGTTCGCGTTCAAAGCGGGCGCGGAAAAGGTGTCTCCGATCATGTTGGCGCTGACCCGGCCATTTTCCCTGTCCCAGATCTACACGATGTTTCCCTACTTCGGGAATAAGTTTACCTCCGGCTCCGTTGAATTCCGGGTGGTGGAAGTCACGAGCAGCACCGCTGTGGTGGCGATGCAGTTCACCGAGCGTACGCTTCGCCAATTCGGACTCTATCGGAGGCGGTGTGCCTGTCTGGTGTGTCAGTCGGCGCAAGGCATCATGGTCGCGATGGCGGATCGCATCCACGGTCTTTCCCAGGCGGAAGCGATGGAGACTTCGTGCATCGGCAATGATGATGAATGGTGCCAGTGGACCATTCGGTGGCAGGAAGATAAGGGGTATCGAAAACGATTCTGGCGGGCCGCGTCGCCGCTGGAACAGGCGCGGCCGACTCTCCCGAGCGGGCCGGCACCGGCCGAAGTAGCCAGTGAGCACAGCACCCATCCGGTGACCACCGGGCGTGTCATTCCCCCCACTCATGCGCCGAGGCATTTCGCATGGTTCCTGTGGGGAGGTCTGTCGGGTATCGCCCTCATGGCGGGGGTCGGCATCTTCAACCCGGCCGTTAGCCTCGGCGAGGTATTGCTGGTGGGAGTATGCCCTATCCTCGCGGTCGGTATCATCGTCAACCGACGGCTCCTCCGCGAGAGCGAGCGTCGCGAGGCCCTGATTCAGGAACAGATCTCGTTCGTCGAATCCCGCCATGAAGAATTGCGCGCGGCCTATTTGGAACAAGAACAGATGCGGGTGGAGTTGCGCCGAAAGGTGGCCCAGCTCACGGCCCTTCATCGAGCGGGACTCTCGTTCAACTCGACTTTTGAACGAGACGCGTTGCTGCATCAAGTCTTGGAAGCGCTCACGCACGAACTCAGCTACAACAGCGCCATGGTTTCCATGTTTGATCCCGTTGAAAATATCGTTCAGCACATCCGCGTTATCGGCGCGCCGCCGGAGGTTGAAGAATTCGCTCAATCCTGCCGCATCCCGATCAAGGATCCTGAGAGTCCCGAAGGGATGGTGGTCCTGCAAGGACGGCCGCTCTTGGTCAAGGATATCGAATCGATACGGCACAATCTGCATCCGCTCAATCAGCGATTGGCCGAACTGAGCAGAACCAAGGCCCTGGTCGTGGTGCCCATCAAGACCAAGGACCGACTGTGGGGCATGTTGACGGTCGATCGCTCACACAATCAAAGCGTGACTGAGGACGATTTGGAACTGATGACGACGGTCGCGAGTCAGGTCTCCATCGCGCTCGACAACGCCTCGGCCTACCAGCAGATCGAAGAGTGGAATGCGGGCTTGGAGCTCAAAGTGCGGGAGCGCACGGAAGCGCTGGAACGAGCCGATCGTCTGCGCGCGCAGTTCCTTTCGCACGTGTCACACGAACTGAGGACACCGCTCACGTCCATCAAAGGATTCATCCAGAATTTGCTGGACGGACTGACCGGGCCGTTGAACGAGAAGCAGCAGCGCTATCTCGTCCGGATGTCGGAGAACTCGGATCGGCTGGTGCGTATGATAGAAGATCTCCTCGACCGCACCCGGATCGAAACCGGTCGTTTGGAAATCCATCCCGCCAACGTCGACCTGGAGCCTTGCCTCGCCGACGTGATCGAACAGCTGAAACCGTTAGCTCATGTGAAACAGCAAACGTTGGAATTCTGTTGCACCGATTCCGACATCGTTGTCTGGGCGGATCGGGACCGTTTGATTCAGACCGTGGTGAATCTGGTGCAAAACGCCATCAAGTTCACTCCACCCGGTGGAAGCGTCATGGTGACTTGCGAACTGACCGATCACCGAAGAGCGACCGTGCTGGTTCGCGATACAGGCCCCGGCATCCCTTCCGTGCATCTCGACAAGATTTTTGACCCGTTCTTCCGCATTCAGGAGGGCCAACGCACCGGACCCAAGGGATTGGGGCTGGGGCTTTCCATCGTGAAAACGTTGGTGGAATTGCAAGGAGGGGACGTGACGGCCCGCAACCGCCCAACCGGCGGTGCAGAGCTTGCCTTCACCATTCCGATCTACACGGTCCAGACGCCGCTTGTGCTCGAATCGCATCTCGCGGGCCGGCAAATCCTGGTCGTGGATGATGACACCGACATTCAGCAACTGCTTCATGACCGATTGAGGGCAGGGGGGTACCTGACCTACTCCGCGTACGACGGTCGTCAGGCGTTGGATACCCTGCAAACACGGGAATTCGATGGGATGATTCTTGACATCGGGATCGGCCAGATCGACGGTCTGGAAGTGTTGCGACGAGTCCGCATGACAAATCAGGAACTCCCCATCATCATCATCACGGCATCCGGATCCCTTGAACTGGCGGTCAAGGCGATTGGAATGGGGGCTCAAGCCTACTTGCTCAAGCCGTTCGATGCCGGCGAACTTCAGCAGGCCATGGATCGTTGGTTCCAACGTGTGTGA
- a CDS encoding UMP kinase translates to MSSAKYRRLLLKVSGEMLAGEQGYGIQPSILENLAEEIASVVALEIQVAIVIGGGNIFRGIAASAAGMERASADYMGMLATVLNALALQNALERAGIITRVQSAIEMRQLAEGYIRRRAIRHLEKNRVVIFAGGTGNPYFSTDTAAVLRAMEISAQVIMKGTKVDGIYDADPVNNPTAKKYEKISFLSILNQNLKVMDSTAISLCMDNKLPLTVFNLKVKGNFKRVAMGEPIGTLVTLGDH, encoded by the coding sequence ATGAGCTCAGCGAAATACCGCCGCCTCCTTCTGAAGGTCAGTGGGGAGATGCTGGCCGGTGAGCAGGGCTACGGCATCCAACCGTCTATTCTTGAAAACCTTGCCGAGGAGATCGCCTCCGTAGTCGCCCTTGAAATTCAAGTCGCCATCGTCATCGGCGGCGGCAATATTTTTCGCGGGATCGCGGCAAGCGCCGCCGGAATGGAACGGGCGTCCGCCGACTATATGGGGATGCTGGCGACGGTGCTCAACGCCCTGGCCCTCCAAAACGCGCTGGAACGGGCAGGGATCATCACCCGTGTTCAATCCGCCATCGAGATGCGCCAACTGGCCGAGGGCTACATCCGCCGAAGGGCCATCCGTCATCTCGAGAAGAACCGCGTGGTCATCTTCGCCGGCGGAACGGGAAACCCCTATTTTTCAACCGACACCGCCGCCGTGCTGCGCGCGATGGAGATCAGCGCCCAAGTGATCATGAAAGGCACGAAGGTGGACGGAATCTATGACGCCGATCCTGTCAACAACCCCACGGCGAAGAAGTATGAGAAGATTTCATTCTTGTCCATCCTGAATCAGAATCTCAAGGTCATGGATTCTACGGCCATCAGTCTATGTATGGATAATAAATTGCCTCTCACCGTGTTCAATTTGAAAGTGAAAGGCAACTTTAAACGTGTGGCTATGGGTGAGCCGATCGGTACGTTGGTGACGCTCGGCGATCACTGA
- a CDS encoding MTH1187 family thiamine-binding protein: MVLLEFSMSPLGKTESVGKYVARSLDIIDKSGVPYRLNPMGTVLEGEWEEVFGVVQQCYERMKKDCNRISCTIKVDYRKGHSGRLQSKVASIEKTLKRPVKQ; this comes from the coding sequence ATGGTTCTACTGGAATTCAGCATGTCCCCGTTGGGAAAGACTGAAAGTGTTGGAAAATATGTGGCCCGTTCCCTCGACATCATCGATAAGAGCGGAGTGCCCTATCGCTTGAACCCGATGGGGACGGTCCTGGAGGGAGAATGGGAAGAGGTCTTCGGGGTCGTGCAGCAATGTTACGAGCGGATGAAGAAGGATTGTAACCGTATTTCCTGCACGATCAAAGTCGACTATCGAAAGGGCCATTCCGGTCGTCTCCAGAGTAAGGTCGCCAGCATCGAAAAGACGTTGAAACGACCGGTCAAACAATAG